The Setaria viridis chromosome 9, Setaria_viridis_v4.0, whole genome shotgun sequence sequence AATTGTGTGTATGGATCATTTCCAGTGTCATCCTTGGGGCTGGAGTCATCAATCTTCAGTTCATTTTCCAGAAATTCCACGAATTCCTCACCAATTGCCTGATTGAGCAGAATGCAATAGATGGTTTACATGACATTTCCCCAAAGGTACAGCTAGTAGCTGCAGAATTATCTATCCTAAATAATTACATGGTGATTCTCAACAACAATAGTTACAATAATAAATTGTGGAATAAAGCGAACTTACTGCTAATTCTTCCCAGAGGCTTTTAGGTTTCTGATCTGAATTCAACCCAGCTTCCCAGTTCTGAAATTCTGTTTGCAGATCTTTAAGGAATTCCGCTGCAAAAGGCACAATCACTATGGTCTCAAGTTTCCAGTGGCGTGAAAACATTTAGTTGAACTAGACTAAAAGTCTTATATCTCCACATAACAACCACTATGGTCTCAAATTTTCAGTAGAGAATTGGAACCTCCACACCTTTTAGGTCACATCAAAGTTTCCAACGAGGAACACAGCTCATGAAAGCACAAGAGGGGAGAGAATTCAGTACCGAACCCATAGAATGGCTCCTCTTCAGCAGTTGATTTGCTCTCTCTGGAGCTATAGGAGGACCATGACGAATCTGAACTGCTGCTCGCGTACTTGGATCGGCTCTCTGAGTTCATCAGTGTGTTGTAAGCATGCTTGATCCGCAGAAACTTCTCCTGGGCATTAGGCTGCATCGACAAAATCCACGAAGCTAACGGTAAGCAGAGTCACAACCAACGTTCGTCAAACGGAACGCGAAGGGATAAGAGCGCGAGCAAGCAAGCGGCAGCGGTCGCCACACGCACTTCCTTGTTGACGTCCGGGTGGTACTTGAGCGCGAGGCGCCGGTACGCGCGCTTGATCTCGTtgggcgccgccgacggcgacacGCCGAGCACCTCGTACGGGGACTCcctccgcctgccgccgccggccccagcGCGCGCCCGCACTCTCACCCGCCGCCAGCGTGGCGCGGGGCCACGACAGGAGAGGCGCGCAGTGGGGTACGAGGGGTTGGAGACGATAGCCAGGCGAACGagggctcgcggcggcggcggcggcggagcaggacgcCTGCTGGAGAAGGCGAGCGGGAGGGGACGCGGAGTGGCGGCCTGCAGTTGTAGCGCCATGGCGCAGCCGGGCGACCGGAGGCAGAAGAGATAGCTGGATTTGTTTTCTTTCGAATGGCTCGCCACGAGCCTTCTACTGAGCGGGCCAGGCAGGATTACCAGCCGTCCAGATCAAGCGGCACCGGGCCACCGGGACCCATCGGACGGCCATCCTTAAACTGAAAAGCGTGAGAACAGATGCTAGTTCTTCGACATCTCAATTCTCAACATCGTGTAACCGCAACAAAACAATCCGATTAAAATTTAAAAGCATCAGGATTGAACCCTCGTGCAAAGAGAATTCACAAGTAGCATTGATTTAAAGCATCAGAGGATACAAGTATACCAACGACCTCCCACAAATCATACTCTGAAACAAAATGCAGAGCATGTCATCAGAATACGACTACAGGAGTTTGCACAGGCCAAAAGTCAGAGACTTCCATCAGGTCTGCTATTTCAGCCTTCCACAAGCGTGGCAAAGTCTAAGAATTGGAGTTGGAGGACGGCCCAGGGCCAAGCAGCAACTGCGGCGCATCCTTCTTCTCGCTGCCGGTATCAGAATCATCTTTCCGAGCAGGTCTTGCAGCTGCCCACGCACGAAGCGGTGGTTCGAACATCTTCCCCGCAACATCCGGTGGGGGCTGTTGGGGTGCGTCCTCTCCAGGGAGCACCACGAGGCCTTTCTCCCTGAGGGACGACGGCTCATTGTAGCACTCCTTCCAGAGCGAATCCACTAGCTGCCGCTCCTCGCGAGCAGCATGGAGGTCGTCAGCGTCCATCGCACTGATCCCTTCGATTCGGCTCTTGAGTATGTCTTTCAACTTGTCTTGGTCGGGTAGAGTGTTACCGGATGTCTTGTCCTGTGCCAACTCGAGGAGACCACTTAACGCAGCTTCACGCACTAAGGAATCATCGCTGGATgcgaggtgcatcatcagcttTGGAAGACCAAGCTCTGTAGCTATGTTCCTGTCAGCTTTGTTGTTGTGCAGCAGATATTGTGTGAGATTGAGAGCTTTCCTGCAATGATACAGCAGATGTCATTAGCACTGCAGTTGAATAATGCCACGAACAGCGAACGTTTCAGCCAATACCAAAGGCAAATTGGTCTAAAGTTCAGTAAAACAGATAAAATGGCTCCAAAACACTCAGTGCAAAGGAGCATCCCGTACACCAAGCTCTCGATGATTGCACACTACCATCAGAAAAAGAACATTTCAATACCGCATGAGCACAATATCACAACATGCTAATATTGTTATGTTAGTATGTGGCTGCTTGTTCATAGGGTCCCTATGGATTCAAGAATAATCTTTGTAAGTGTTACCCTAATTATATACTACTCTCTAAGACACTGTTTAAGAAGATGCCTCAAAATCAACCAAATTGTAAATAAGTCCTACAAAATACTGGTATTCCTGCTCTCCTAGTTAATTAATAATCAACATACCTCTGGAGTCTGGCATCATCAGAACTAAGAGCATCCTTCAACCCAGCATAACCATTTCCCAGGCGGAATGCAGAAATTCCAGGCTGGTTATGACGAATCAAAGCTGCAAAAGATAAATGTATGAAGTTTATGTTAGCATGAGCAAAAGAAGATACTGTGTGCAATTAACAGCACAAGTCTAGCAAAGGATTATACTCCTTTGAGGCTATGATCAAGAGCTATACTTACAGGATATTGCTCCTAAAGCTTTCGTGCGTGCACTTGTACTTGGATCTGATTTGAAGTTTGTCAACAGGGGCTCGAGTCCATTGGATTCCATGACAAGTTGCTGACTCTTGGGATTGTTCTGCACAATTGTACTCACAACTTCTGCCGCCCTTGCTCGGATGCCAGCATGTGAATTTTTCAAGTAACCAAGTAGAGGATCTAACCCACCAATAGAATGTAGATCTGTTTGAATAATTGTATATGTGGAGTCATTCGGAATAATAACCAGAATAAACATTTACAGGAAGCATTGATTTTCAACTACGAATCTTACCATTTGCCATGTCAATGGATTCCACATGCTCTTGTAGCTCATCCAACATATCTGCAAGTATAGCAAGTAAATTGCTATTCCAGAAATTTAACGTACTCGAAGTACAACTATGGTAAAATTTAAAATTCTGGTGAACAGGCAAGCAACAACAGTAAACATCATCAATCATTAATTTCTCAAATGGCCTTCGACTTGAGGGTGTTTGACtatttttgcatatttttcACATATCAATTAGCCTAGATCGTTACTATCACAGAGCATTTGTTTATTGTGTTTCCACATCCTCTTATAATCGTACAATACCCTGCCTGTGGATTAAGAGTTGCACGCATGCTGATTGCTGATGCGTTAAATATCCAGGTTACTAGTTATTAGATATCTACCAATTGCTGAACATATCAACATAAAGGTAAACAATTCAGAATACTAGGCCGAGCCTCTTGTCTGTAAAAAGAATGAATCGACTTAGGAAGTGGCGTGGAATGCTCCACACGGTACCTTCAATGTTCTCTGGGGTCACACCCTGAGACTCCAAGACATCTTCTGGAGTTTTCATCACCTGAGTGATCTCCTTCATCCTCTTGACAACATCTATCGTGTTGGCTTGCATGGCCTCCATGAACCATTTTCTGTCTTCCTCGCTGCAGAACAGATCAAATGAAAATATGAACAACAGTAACATTTGATTCCATATTGTTATTTTTTCTAATGATATGCATCAAACTATGATCAAGTAGATGAATAATTACAGTAATACAAAACCATGACTCACACTGCACTTAGACTAAGAACGGTAATTTTGGCAAGCCACACGAATTAGGTAAAGGACGTCTCTTATTTGAGTTCCTAAAGCATACGGAGTAGTATGATAGTAACTGAGCACATGAAGTTTGAACACTAAGGTAAGCTAATGAACACTAATCATCCATTAGGGTTTCGGCACCGGACGAGCGAAAAAGGGAGGAAGTACGGGATCCGGAGACGCGAGAAACAGACCTGAGAGCGCGCGGCGGGTTGGTTCCGTCGCCGTGGGCGATGCTCCACTTCAGCAGGCCGTTCCAGTCGGGGCCCCCGTCCTTGGCCATCTccgttctgctgctgctgcgcaaGATGAGGCGAGACGAACGGCAAAAGGCGATTGCTTCAGGCGAGATCGGTAGGGTTCTCGCTGCGAGGTGGATCCTCCTCTGCTTTTATGGGGTGTGGTGTGCGGAAGTGGCGGTGGAGAGCAGGGGCTCCCCGTCGTCGTCAGCTGTGGCGTCGTGTAGATGCGGCGGCGGATTCCAGAGTACTCCGGAACCTGCGGTGTGCGGCCGCGGCTGGTCGTCTCCTCGACAACGTCTATGGGCCGCAAAACGCTTGAGCGTTTGGTTACCCTCGGCCCATCTGAGGTGTACGGATCCGGGGGCTCCTATATGGCTTCCATAAGCCAAATAAGCAATATAGCTTTAAAATCCATTACACCCATTCAGGATGTTTGGCACTACTCCACTCCATGAAAATTAGCTCCATTCCACCAACTCTAAAAAACTTGCAGccaaacacgtctagctccaCCAACTTCAGCTCTAAAAAGGTGAAGCTAGGGGCCAGATCCacgtttttggtggagtacctcaggggtgctccaaaaacacaAGTTTCTAACCTCCTAGTGGAGTTGGGCTTACTTACCCACCATTACCACCGGTTACACAACTTACCGGTtcgtttctaatttttctatccCCTCCCATCGTCATTTCCTCCCTCTATCGCTCAACCCGCCGCGACCGGCTCGCCCCCGACAGCCCGAACGCGCCGCCCTTGACCGCCGtcgtccgccaccgccagccTGCCCCCGACCGCTGGACCCTGCCGCCCTCCCACCGCTGTTGCCCGCCGCGGCCAGCTCGCCCCCGACCACCAGAATGCGCCGCCCCCGACTGCTGGAAAGGGCCGGCGGTGGGCGAGCTCCCCCGAGCGCCGCAGTCGGGACCCGTTGCTGGCGGGGGAAGCTTCCGAGGTGCCGCGATCGGTGCCCATGGCTGACGGGGGCAAGCTCCCCTGGGCGGCACGGTCAGGGCGTAGGCCGGCAGGGACGAGCTCCCCCAGGGCAGCGCGTGCGGGCTGCAGAACGCCGGCCAAGCTCAAGCTCTGTGTGGCTGCAGGCAAGCGAGATCCCATGCGTTGCTGCTCTTGCAATTTGTGACTAGGAAGAAAGAGGAAAAGGCTAGCTGAAGCCTGCTGATTGCTTGCTCGTGTAGATGAGATTCATTTTCATCATCATTTCCGATTGATGATTGATGAGCAAGATTGTTCTACATTTTGCAGGATAATTTCTCATAATACATGTAGCACTGTCTAAaactgagaagagaagaggagaggagagagaggaagaggaagaggaaaaggagaaaatagaagagtattaCATGTGGACCCATTCACAGGAACAAAATAGACTATTCTCAGCAAGTTCTCATGTTTCTGGAGCTGGATCACTACAATTAGTCAAACACGTATAACAACTCCATGATtttttgaagttggtggagGGAGCTGCTAAAAGATGGAGttagtggagtggagctgtttGTTTTTTTAGTGGAGTGttaccaaacacccccttagtaaacacccccttagtagtAACAAACtagtttcaacatttttttactaTTGAATCAACATCTAAAATTAACAGATTCAATATTTTCTGAAATATAGATCAAcatatattcaacatttttaacttactacttcaacattttggTAAAttggattcaacatttttccagagaagaatcaacatttttgggaattttttcttcttcttcaacctccacCGCGACAGCGAGGCCGGCGAGCCCCGGGAGGCGGCAGCAGGGTTAGCGCGTGCGGATGTCGGGGCATTGGCAcgaggaggagcgccgccgAGGTGCCTACAGGGCTGGCGTCGGAACTCCTCGACCGCGAGGCCAACGGCGGTGCTCCTCAACGGCACACGCGGCCGTAGCGCACAGCTGCGGGCGGGGCAATGAAGCTCCTTTGTCGGGGTGGCGGTGGCCGAAGGCAAGGCGGCGTCAGGTCTAGTGGAGAAGAAAGGGGCTAGGGTTGAGAAGGATGGGCATATCTGACGGATAAGGGCGcgcgcacgaatctcaaacaaacAATGGAAGGCATATAACTAACGAGCTACCGGAAGATATATAGGATTGGCTTGGAGTCCCTATCTATGTTCCGGAAGGTGTATAAGAGTTATAACTATAAAGTCCAATTAAACCCATTAGCTACAACTATTGTATGGCGTTAACTAGCTAACTATTCCGTTTTGTTGGACCCTTAGGTAAATCAGCGTGgggatgaaaaaaaatgttgggtGAGGTAAGTTAGCGTGgggatgaaaaaaaatgttggatgagaaatgttgaatcaacatttttagaaaacattgaataaaaaaatttagaaaaagatGAACCAACATTTTTCCGacaaaagttgaaccaacattttcGGAAGCTTTCTTCTCCCGCGCCGGTGAGCGGTGCCAGGGTCGGGCTGCACAGCGGTGCACGGGGGAGGCGAGCGGAGGCACGCTGGCATCGGGGAGCGGGCtgcaggggcggcggggccgggctgCAAGGGGTGGCGGCATGGGGCGCACGTACGGCGCCGGCCGTGGGGCCGGCGACagtaggaggcggcgggggtggaggagaGGGTGGCGGTGGGAGTGGAGAAGGCTGGGGTAGAGTGATGTGTGTTAGGGTTGTGGGGATCTAACAGTGTGAGTTGTTTTGCATGTGGCGGTAGGAGTGGAGGAAGCAGGAGTAGGGTGATGTGTGTTAGGGTTGTAGGGATATAAAGGTGTGAGTTGTTTTACATGACTCTCAAACACGGGAAggtgaggaaaaaaaagggagggAAAAAAATCTTCGGGAAGATGAATATACGGATCCACCACGGGGACGATGTCGTGTTTGGGCTTGGGCTTTTAGAAGCGACCTCCTCGACAAAGTTAAGATAAAGCCCAATTATCTGCCCATTTGTGGTGTTCGGACCGATTCGATTCTTCTCGAGCTATGACACAGAGCATGCCCGTACGGTCTCTGAGCCTGAAGGTGAACTCTGAAGGCGCCTCCTCGAACGTTCGTAAAACCAAAAATAAGGGGAAAAGTAGCCATCGCGAGGGAGGCTCATTTGAAATTCGTCACAGAAATAGCATATCCCACAAATGCGACGACACACCACAAAATTGTGCTGTTTCGATGCTAGCATAGATGCAATCGCCAGCAAAATTCAGCTGCTTGTGCTTCTCGTAAGAGGAAGATATGAATTCCGAAGAAAAGGGGGAGTAACACAAGGCCCCCACGGCAACTTGCATGAACATTTACATAATCTTACATACACGTACAGATTGCACACTGCCACAACGTCTACCAAAACCACTCCTAATCGACTCCTAAGTCCTAGCAGGATCACACACACAAAAGCACAGCAACAAATGCCTGCACACCCATCTTCTCCTCCAAAAACCAAAAACAAAGATGTGCTGCTGCCGCGCTGAATCCCCTACACCCTACACTAGCTATCGCTGGTTCACCAACCGCGCTGGCGGCCGgaccatcgccgccggcgcgcgcgcacgtAGGCACGCAAATTCACGCGCAGCTGGAGGCCGCCTGCCTCCGCGGTGGCGCGAGCACGAACAGGGCCTCGAGGTCCGGCGGCTGGAAGTAGCCGCCCTTGGGCGGCTCCCGGCGCTTGCCGCTGCCCCCGAGCTCCGGCAGCGCGACGGCCTTcttcctcggcggcgccgccgggcacgGCGGCACCACTGGGATGCGGCAGTCCTCGCGCCTCGGCGTCTGccacccctcctccgccgctgctgccaTCATCGTCTCCTCGCCGTGGTACTCGACCTCCATCATATCACTCCGGTCTCCTGGGATGGTTTGAAACAGTGTTCCGTCTCCTCTCCTTGCCGCTATGAACAGAACAGAGCAAGAGCAAGCAATCTCGGTGATAGCGATGCAAGCGAGCTGGTGGAGCGGTAAATATAGCGGTGGGTGGTGACGCAACGGCACGCGCGAAGTGGAGTCCAGCGGCATGGCGGTGACGTGATGGGGGGCTCCATTGGGGGTGCTCGATCGGTGCATGACTCGTGGGGACGAGATGGGCGGGACCCAGATGTCAGTGGGGAGTAGGTGTGCGGCAGCTTGTGCGGGAGGTGGCGGGGTGGCTGGGAGAGTTACGTGTCACCGACTGGCCGGTGCGCGGGAAGCGCGTCGGTCGAAAGTGTCGGAATGGTCTAGAGCTGCCGTCCGTCCGGATTCCTTGTGCCGTTCCCACCGtgcaaacaagaaaaagacTTTGCTACCTCTGCACTGTACTGAAGACAGAGGATACTACTGCAGTAAAAACCTGTCTGgaactttcattttttttttattttttttactacgTTACCATCTGGAGTCGAATTGTTTTCTAcagtatgaatcggcaaaaggcaGTAGACTTTGATACATAACGAAGGTAGCAAAACCCTCCAAATGCTATGGAAAACCTACTTTTTCTTGGACAAAAACCCTACCTTTTAGGATCGGAAGGAAGCTAACATCACCGAATGGAGTCTTCACCGACGTACAAAAAGCTGGTAGCCTACCACAGACCACAGTCCACAGGCGAGTTACTCCGTAGTATCCTAATCGTAGTGGAAGAAGCCGAGGATGGATGGATAGACTAGAAAATGGTACGGTGTCGAGCATAGCACTTCGGTACGTGGGTCTCTCGCACCGGCAGCCCAGGTTGTGGTAGGGAGGCGCGACACGTGGAGCCGGCCCATTGCTGGCCAACAGAAAGGTTACCGCCAGCGTGGCACGGCCGTGTCCACGTGGCACTGCATCGCGAGACAGGACACGGGAGTCGAAGGCGGAAATCGAAAACCTCTGGCGGCCTCTCCAGCAGACAGACCAGTCGCCTCCATTCCATTGCATACGGAGTAGCCCACGAGACCGCTGGCGGCCCAGCAGGCacacgacgacgaagaagaatctACTCAGCAAACTCTGGCCCTATGGGCCGAGAacgtttcttttttgtttccagGTCGCAGGTTCAGTTAGCCACAAGGTCCTGGAAACATCGGCCTATGTACAGGTGAGTAGGTGACAATCCGCCGTGAccgaaagaagaaaagaaagaaattttgCAACAAGCTGGTGCCAATAAAAAGCAAGGATTTCATGGTTCATAGTATTCCTAGCACAAGCTACTAGCGTAATTTCGATTAAGTTATTACACAAGTGGCACCAAGGCTTTGCGGCACCTTACCCCCAAGGATCAAACAGATGTATCGCATTGCCAGTTTGCCAGCAGAACAACTACCCCAGCTCAAGGCAACTGAATTGCCCTGGGGTGGAGTCGCCGCTTGCCTTCTGAAGCACACTCCTTTCTACCGCAGACCTTCGCAGATCATGTAGATCTCCCTTGAACTAGGCCGAGTCGCTTTGGGTCTCAACAATGATACTTTCTTGAACTTCACTTTACAAAACTTGCCAAACCCTGCACCAACGCAACAAACAGTCTTAAGTCAGTTATAGCTGCTGCGAATGTTCCTCTGTCAGATGAAACAATAACACTTAATTCGTGCTTTGGTGGAAGAGCAAAGAAGCACTTCTCAAATCAATAATGGTCCACTTATATTAACCTGATACGTCCTCGTTCTCAAGAAACTTCAATACTAGGTTGCCTCCGCGACGAAGAACACCATCCTCGTCAGGGTCAGGCTCTGTAGAGCTCAGATACTTTTCTATGGTATCACTGTAATCAGATTCTTTTAGCTTTATCTTCCCTAATGCCAAAGAGAGAGCACGCATGCCCAATTCACAAGATATAGCTTCATCTTTGGTTGTGATCCCTGAAATTCGTGGACACATGTCGGACAGTATCACAGAGAATCCTCGTTCCTGTAGAAGAGGATAAAATCCATTAATCAAACTACAACCAGCACTGATTACAAGTTCGCAGGACACAAAGAAACTGGAATCCATGATTTGGTCTTTCTAATCAGAAGTTTGAAACCAAAAAGGGAAAGCTTGGCTTTTCGATTGATGAATCCTCCTAAGAGCGGTACCACAGGGTACAAAGGACAGAGGTTTGGGTTAATGTACATCATACAGAGGGCTGAGCAAAAAAAATGAGCTCAGCTTCACTCAAAATGATAATGCTCCCATTATAACAACTAACAGTTGTGCTTTTCATTTCAGGACTAAATAATGAATAAGTACATTGCGGCCTTCGATATTCAGATTATAATTTCTTGCATCTCTAGTTCCTACTCCCTATGGTAAATTGCCTCTTTGAGTCGTATTCGAAGTCTAGGAATGCTTGTCTTTCCAACTATGAAACATTATATATCTAACCTAAGTGCTAATGTCACTTCAACAAACTGAAAGTATCCTAGGCAAATCTCACATTCAGTCCAATTCAAACTTAATTGAGCAATATGCCAGCATGCCACCATTCATTGGTGTAGCAATCATCGCATCCAGTTACCCAGATAACCGATGGCATCAAGAACCAAGCCGCGATGTGGGTCGCTGCGGGAGCCAAACATTTGCAGGAACTCCTTCTGCCCCCCCTTTTTTCTTAGTTTTAATTGACATAGCAGAGTTTTGGCTTTCCCAGTTTTGGGGAGGCGAGTGTACATTGTGTATAGAACTTTTGTTTTTGGCCCGTCGGGTCTTCCCTCTTtattaatatagcagcagctctcctaCTGGCtcgtttccaaaaaaaaatcatcgcaTCCAGTGTTCCTGACTAAGCAAAGCGGATAAATGCAAGCAGAAGTAAGCAAACAAACAATCGAACCTGTGGCGACATTGCCCGAGCCTGCTGCTTCATCAGAGTCATGACATCTGCACAGACCGTCCTGACCCGCGAGTCGCAGTGAGCAGAGGGGACCTTCACCTTCTGCTCTGCAACAACCGAGTCATCGAATCAGACCGACGGCCCATCCATCAATAATCCATCGCACTGACGAACAACAATTCAACCTTTACTGACCTTAACATCGACACCGACGACAACGCCG is a genomic window containing:
- the LOC117840772 gene encoding uncharacterized protein, producing the protein MALQLQAATPRPLPLAFSSRRPAPPPPPPRALVRLAIVSNPSYPTARLSCRGPAPRWRRVRVRARAGAGGGRRRESPYEVLGVSPSAAPNEIKRAYRRLALKYHPDVNKEPNAQEKFLRIKHAYNTLMNSESRSKYASSSSDSSWSSYSSRESKSTAEEEPFYGFAEFLKDLQTEFQNWEAGLNSDQKPKSLWEELAAIGEEFVEFLENELKIDDSSPKDDTGNDPYTQFGGQAKNAKDSKTATNNFDDGVSEIEAALEKLKKELGLG
- the LOC117840771 gene encoding uncharacterized protein isoform X2 — protein: MAKDGGPDWNGLLKWSIAHGDGTNPPRALSEEDRKWFMEAMQANTIDVVKRMKEITQVMKTPEDVLESQGVTPENIEDMLDELQEHVESIDMANDPLLGYLKNSHAGIRARAAEVVSTIVQNNPKSQQLVMESNGLEPLLTNFKSDPSTSARTKALGAISSLIRHNQPGISAFRLGNGYAGLKDALSSDDARLQRKALNLTQYLLHNNKADRNIATELGLPKLMMHLASSDDSLVREAALSGLLELAQDKTSGNTLPDQDKLKDILKSRIEGISAMDADDLHAAREERQLVDSLWKECYNEPSSLREKGLVVLPGEDAPQQPPPDVAGKMFEPPLRAWAAARPARKDDSDTGSEKKDAPQLLLGPGPSSNSNS
- the LOC117840771 gene encoding uncharacterized protein isoform X1 yields the protein MAKDGGPDWNGLLKWSIAHGDGTNPPRALSEEDRKWFMEAMQANTIDVVKRMKEITQVMKTPEDVLESQGVTPENIEDMLDELQEHVESIDMANDLHSIGGLDPLLGYLKNSHAGIRARAAEVVSTIVQNNPKSQQLVMESNGLEPLLTNFKSDPSTSARTKALGAISSLIRHNQPGISAFRLGNGYAGLKDALSSDDARLQRKALNLTQYLLHNNKADRNIATELGLPKLMMHLASSDDSLVREAALSGLLELAQDKTSGNTLPDQDKLKDILKSRIEGISAMDADDLHAAREERQLVDSLWKECYNEPSSLREKGLVVLPGEDAPQQPPPDVAGKMFEPPLRAWAAARPARKDDSDTGSEKKDAPQLLLGPGPSSNSNS
- the LOC117836736 gene encoding cyclin-dependent protein kinase inhibitor SMR5, translating into MMEVEYHGEETMMAAAAEEGWQTPRREDCRIPVVPPCPAAPPRKKAVALPELGGSGKRREPPKGGYFQPPDLEALFVLAPPRRQAASSCA
- the LOC117836734 gene encoding uncharacterized protein codes for the protein MRRPKGPTQHGPAHHVERAKSSSPQKKKRRKERRRAKTLAIPPPSPSPSDEVAMSAAGGTADFFYRESQRLGYVARSALKLIQMQKQHRLITPGAAVLDLGCAPGAWLQVACQNLGPLEKGGVVVGVDVKKVKVPSAHCDSRVRTVCADVMTLMKQQARAMSPQERGFSVILSDMCPRISGITTKDEAISCELGMRALSLALGKIKLKESDYSDTIEKYLSSTEPDPDEDGVLRRGGNLVLKFLENEDVSGFGKFCKVKFKKVSLLRPKATRPSSREIYMICEGLR